TGCATTTACATTTGCTGATTTAAATACTGTCATCTCTCTTAAATTTCTATACTTAGTGTGGTAAATCATGTTCTTATTTTCAATTGAGATTTGGTAATTTGGAGTATTTGGGAATAGCTAGAAAGTAAATACTGTAAATTATTTCAATATCCGCAAAGTATGGATCATTTTTTCATCTGTAATGTGCCCCCCAACGCAGCTCCACTTGCCAGATGCCTCTGAATGGAATAAAGAGTTTAACTCCTATCATCAGATATAgttctgtggtttttttgtttttaaactaaagatGTGATACGACTAGTGCAGGCATATGTTTGCTCTAATGACCAGGGTTTTTTATGGCTTTCTTTCAATTCGTCTTTTTTATTAATAGTATTTATATAAGGAACTCTTCAGCAGTCCACAGGTATTCCACAATCTTTAGGGTAGCCAGCAACAGTCTGATGCAGTCAGACTTTTCACCTGGCCCAACACCAGCATTCATCTCTCTGGTTTAtaactttttcttctcttctcccctcccctccatcaatATTATGCTGCCCACAGTACACTTTGCAATTAATGGCTTCATTTTTATTGTGAGGGATTTTGTTCTAGGTTGCCTAGATCTTTTTCGAAAGGCTCTGTGCCTGCCTGTCACAACCAAGCATATGAATGCCAAGGAATATATAACAGCCCTTAGGAAAGAGATCTAGATTGTCCACTTGGAGTtgcagacattttattttttgctgccgTTTGTTCTGGTCTTCTGCTTATTATGGATAAAACACACAAATAGCACTTCCCTGAAATTTGGAGGGCAGATGGAATCTGTGATGGTAGTGTGCAAAAAGTGGCAATCTGTATCTCATTCCTTCCCCCCAACTTCGGTGAGGTGGGATCTACTCTTGATATTTAGGCTTCATTGCTGGTAATGTTAATGGAGAATTGAAAAGTGAAGTGatttgtgtatgtgtgcgtgcgAGAGAGAGCGAAAATAAAGCAATTTTACATTCTGTATCTTTAAAGATGAATTGCAAAGCAAAATCTAGAACTGCGTAGCAAGATTTATTTTCCTCAAACATCTTATTAGTTGGAGGAAGGATTCCCAAACTTTCCCCCTTGTATAATAGCACCCACCACTAATTGGAATACCCAGAAAATGGTTAATTCCTGGTATCTTTCACACTGTCATGGGTTTTATTACTGGTAATTTTTAAGTCTGTACTCTTCTAAACTCCTTGGAATTCCTGTCCAAAGCCCCATGACAAAGTAAAGCCTTCCTCATTTAAGTTATGGAATTTTGTGTCTTTGGTCTCAGAGGCAGTGTTATTtctgtatatgcaaaaagaaaaggaggacttgtggcaccttagagacgaaagcttatgctcaaataaattgcttagtctctaaggtgccacaagtactccttttctttttgcgaatacagactaacacggctgctactctgatttcTGTATATGTAACTTCCAAAGACGCCAGGACATGATTTGATGAATCTTTAGGGAAGGTTTTACTGTATAACAAGCTACGGCTTTTCAAACCATTTAGAATGGACAGAAGACAATGAGAACAAGCGTCCTTCAagagttttttttaatacatagtCGGTAAGCTAATACTTAGTCACTTCCACTCCTTACTACTAATCTAGTGCTACAAGTGTAAAATTTCATGTGTGAATCTTGGAAGGGTTCTAAGCCTAACAGTGTTAAAGTAGCCATAAAGACAAATCTGTCTAAAATAATGTAGATCAGCACAGGCAGATACCTTGTAATTTGAGGCACACCAAAAAAGCAATCTGCAATACGTTTTGCTACTAACATATTTCATTGTAACGTCTGCTCAATTTGTGTACCAGTCTTGTCATCAATTGGAATATTTCTTGCTTCAGTGGCTTATTAGAGAACCGTGCAGACTTTTCATCATGTTACAGAAAATCCTGCCAAAGGCATCTTTATTAGCATTTCTCTGAACAGttattgcaggggtgggcaaagtacaGCCCActggctggatccggcccacaggcGCCATGCCACTCTGGGAAACGGCCACACCATATCCCTGCagccggtgggggtgggggagcagagagctccgcacgctgctcttgcctgtgggtaccttccccacagctcccgttCGCCAGGAACACGttaccgcagccaatgggagcttcgggggaggtatccACAGGTGAAGGAAAACACGTggagccagtgatgagctgccaaaatcttaacaacgggttccctcctcaccccgtgagggggtcattgcccacccccgctccccgggactcctgccccatccaacccccccgcgttccttgacatcccccccaggatccctgccccatccacccctgtcccctgacttcccccagaaccaggcaggagggtctcgtgggccaccagagtgggtgcccaccccacccctaagagccagaggcacctgccggggggtgaggtggggagtctcAGCGGTGctgacctggggcagctcccaggaagcatccggcaggtccctctggctcctaggggcgggggagcatagcgggggggggggggggggggagggagcaggggcagtggccgctcccccactgatcacatcaaaagtggcaccttaggcgctgactccctgggtgctccgggactggagcacccatggggaaaatttggtgggtgcagagcacccacaggcagttccctgcgcccggccccaactcacttccgctccgcctcctcccctgaacccaccgccccgctctgcttctctgtgcccccccagcttcccgcaaatcagctgttaggcaggaagccggggagggcagagaagcaggccactgcttcccgctcaggctgagggtggtgaaggtgagctggggcagggagtggttctCCTGTGCGCCCTCCCtaccccccgggttacctgctgctgtgcgggcagccctcctcgtgccccctgccccagctcacctctgcctccctgggcctgagcaggaagctgccacttgcttctcagcctgccccagcttctggcgcgaacagctgattcatgggaagccggggggggagaagcagagcgaggCAGCGcatttggggaggaggtggagtggaggtgagctggggccagggagctgctggtgggtgctctgcacccaccaaattttccccttgggtgctccagggctggagcacctgtggTGTCGGTGCCTACGGTGCCACTTTTGGcaggttaaatttagaagcccttttagaaccggttgtcccttgcggaacaaccggttctaaaagggcttctaaatttaacaaccggctcaAACTCACCACTGTGTGGAGCCCTCTGTGCTCCCCAGGCATcgcacagggacgtggtgccccTGCACGCTGCTGACACCCTGGATCCGCTCTAGGTAAGCAGTGCCGGGGCAgacctgaacccctcctgcactccaattccctgccctggctctgcaagcaatttccccaccccaaacttgggccaaaaagtttgcccaccccaagtTACTGTGCTAGTCTCTCAGGTTAAACTTCTTCTTGGGCCTAGCATTCATTAATCATTAGCTCCTGCGTTCATGGCTTTTACGGCTGATTTTTGATTTGATCGATAACTAGTTTTGTCTGAGTTGTCTGCTATGTTGGTGGTAGAACTCTGCCATTCATAGGACAAGGACATGTGGGGCTAGTGCTGCACGATCACCTCCAAGGTAGGTGACAGAGTACCTGGATACATTCCAAAATTGCATTGGCTTCATAGCTACAGTGTAGCCCAACAGTTACATAATTTTTGGATGCAACTAGACCTTGTGTGATTTCTACTTGTATGCCTGCAGGAGCAGCTTTGTGCTCCTGTTTGGAGCTAAGAGCTAGCTGTGGCTGTCTTTGTACTAGTACTCAAGACTTCAATGTAGTTTGGTACAGTACCTGTCAGAGGACTCTTGGCTCACCCTTCCGTGTGTTTTGACTAAATCTGGGGATGCCTGATAGAGAGAGTAAATTTCTACTTCAATTTGTTTCACATAAGAGCAGATTTTATTGGCAAAATCTTGAAAGGGAAACTCAGTAAGTAATCTGGAATTCTCTTTGGACTGGGTGCTTTGAAAAGCACCAGCAGGCATCCAGAAAACACAGTATCACAGTATGGTAGAACATGTCTTCAATTCTGAGCATGAGTGAGCCTCAATTAATTGTTACAGGATAGCACACTATAGTACAGGTGGAATGTTTCTAATTTCAAGAGCGCAGTGCTTCTGTTTGAAAAGCATCAAGTTATTTGTAATGTTGCttttccccaaatcattttttctGCCTTGACTTGCCCTCTTTAGCCCTATTTAATAGGACTGGCCCATCTCCTCTTTACTCCTCTCCCGCTCCGTTCTTAAATCAGTGACCTTTCCCTACCTTAATGACTTCAGGGGATCCCTTTGGAATGAATTTGGGCATACCAGCTAGGCAAAGTTCAACATTAGCCAGAGTGGTTTTAAGCATTGCTTTCCAAGTTTCTTCCTTCTGCTGAATGTGTAGGGTTTTCTTTTCAGGTTCGAGCATTTGAGAAAACGTTGAGCTATAATGCACAGGGGCTGTTTGGTTTTAGGTACAACATCTCCTTACTTTATCACAAAGTCCCCTTTAGGGCTCATCTACATGATCAGTTAATGCACAGCAAGCCAGGTTATAAATCTACAACACTCTAGTCTGTCACccacaaaaataatttcaaacagCAGTACAACAGCATGCGCTTTGGAACTCTTAGTGCATGGCATATTCGTAcagtgctgtagatttacatctTAGCTTGCCCCATGCTAACTATCAGTATGAACAAGCCCTTCTCAATACTACTTTGCTTCCCCTAGTTGTACTTTAACCTCAAATTAAACAAGGTTTGAGCTCTGCTCATGATGGATCCATGCTAGTAAATggtgttaaagggacacagtaGATTAACCTTCAAACCAATGCAATTTACATAACACCTTGATTATTGACCTAGAGCAGGGTTTTCACTTTCACATACAGCAACAGCAGAGGGAGACACTTTTGGTATTAAAACCAAACACTGGTAGGAAGATTCAGGGGCAGGTATAGTAACTGAAGTTCCTTTTAAACTGAGTTTCATGTTGACTGTCTCTATGATGCAAATAGCTGCTACTCTTCCTTAGTATACTTTCAGCTACAACTTCAACTGAGATGCTGACGACTACAGTCACAAGGTCCCCCTGCACTTCTGGAAGAACAAGGGGGCTAGAATCCACTCCTTCGAAACAATTACCAACTTGAATCATAATACCCACAATTCCAGACAGATTCAATTAGGTACTTTGTGTCCTAGAGCTGTATTGCTGTAAGCCTTGTCCCTCACTAACTGCACAACAGTGGAGGGGCATTCAAGCAAGTGGCTCTTAACTGTGTCCCCTCTCCCAAGAAGTAACCACAGAAATTGCTTGTTTCACTCTTTTAATCCTGAAGtggtgagtgctctaactgcaTTATTTGTATGTATTCCTTTCATGACGGAAAGATTTTCGTCAGTGCTGCTGCTGAGTAAGTCCAAATATGAAGTCTTCTGGTAAAGACTCTGGAACCATCTGTGCTAACTGGTCATCATAAGAACGGAGCGTCCATAACTTTTCCAACTCATAAATCTCTCGTGTCTCTGGAAGCATGAAATGGATCACTGTGCTACCTATACAGGACAGAAAGACACAATAAAGACAAAAATGGCCACAAACACAAAGTACAGGTTAAATTTCATGTGTACTATTAAGTTGCCAAAATCTTTTCACCATGCCAACATGTATGCTGCACTTTTTATAGAAAAATGTAACTTAATTGCAATACTTTCATATCCTTCTTTATGTAATGCTAGGTCACTGCACCCaattataatgcattttaaaaaacaacggTGACCTATACTACCTTTTCTGTACTACAAATGTTCCGAAGATGTTGGTATGTTACCCTAAGAATGTCCAGGGCTAGAAGCAAGAGCTGTGACATCTACTGGAAAGCTGGGAATCTAACTTCCCGTGATACAAACTCTCATTTCTAGTGTGGGTTGTGCGTATAAATTGAGTATATATGATAATATATATAAATTCAATATAAGTTGAACAAAACACCAGTTTAGTCTATATCCCTTAGAATACACAACATGCTACCACATTATGTAGGATGCGAATCTAATGTGGAAATTTGAAAGCCAGGCATCTTCCTCTGAAATGGTGTAAGCACACTTTAATGCCAAAAGTGTATTTACAAAATATAGGTGTATTCAAGTCTATAAAATGGAATAACCATGGCAATGAAGTTTAAGTAAActtttagaacaggggttctcaactttttttttctgaggctcccccaacatgctataaaaaactctgtgaaacctgcttgcagcccccccaATGGGGCCCCAGATCCCTGGTTGATAACCAGTTTTAGAATGTAGTTAACTACATTCAGATTAACATGTAAAAAAATCTCTTTACTCTTTAGGCTTTTCAGCTGGCTTGCAGAAAATTGACCTTTCTGTGAAATAGGGAGGGGGACATAAAGCGCTGATCAGACTTAAcacctgaaaatgaaacaaatccACAAGGCTCTAGCAACAAGGACGTTATATGTTCAGCTACCTTATAAAAgttgtaggggggaaaaatgccTTAAATGAGTTTCAAACAGAAAGCCTATGTAAATGTGAACACAGTGCAGAAACTGCACTATGTGAAATTGTGTAGTAATTTTATAAACTAAGTCTATGAGAAATCATTACCGTGAACGTAATGTAGGATTCACATTTCTCAGCATAAAACGCTCTTCACGGCAGATGTCAAAGTTTCTGATCACTGATTTTAGAGCTCAAAATCTCACTGAATTAGAGTGTTTGTGTAGGATGTCTCACTAGTGTACTGTTGTCCAGCAATAATACGTAAAAAAGCCAACTCCAACTAGCCATCTCTGGAGTTGTACTCTAGGGTAACAAAGTTTGTCCAGACTTGGGTCGTAATTATCATTTCATTGTTGCATACTTTGACACACAGCTTTTAAAATGATAGATCTGGTTCCTCTCACTTTGACACATATTCACTAGAAAATTGTATATTTATTAGAGGAACAGGGAAATGCAGAATCTATGAGCCAGAATCTTGGCATTAATTGACAGTGAGAGTCTGAATTTAGTGAAGTACTGTTAATCTAGGCAAAAAAGCCATCAATTGAATAAGAGGGTTTATATAATGAAAGTAACATTTTTAGATAAATGTATAATTATTGAAACATCCTTGCATATCTCCTTCCACAACTTTCGATCCTCACTCTTGAGAATTAAGAACTATTTTTTAGCTACTGCAGAGTTGTTATTCCACAGTGTTCAATGCCAATGTTCTTCTCCAGTGAAACTTAACACTGGGGAAGGACTCAATAGAGTTCAAGCAATAAAATTATACTTGGAGCTAGAGAGGAGCTAAGTATTAGGACCTATCTGCAACAACTTAGTTTTACCAGTGAAATGCTGCTTCAACGCATGGCTCACATGGAACTAGCATCTGTGAAATTTGTAAATATTTACCAAAATCAATGCACATCCAGTCATCTGTGTCTTTCCCTTCAATCTGAATGTGAGGATCATCTTCTTGTTTCAGCTGCTTGTACTGTAAAAGAAGCAGCAAATCAGTGTGAAGACAGATACTTCCAAATGTTCATTCTAAAGTGTTGAAGCCCATCAGGCAGCTGAAGCCTGACAAATTGTCTAAGGAATTAATTTTGAATACGTCACTGGTGAAACGGCTACTGGAATCTATATCCAGTTTTGGTGTCTGTGCTTTCAAAAGGATGTTAAATTTGGAAGAGATTAAAGAATagggtctggaaaacatgacaaTCCCTTTCAAGGAGCTACATCTATTTTGTTTATTGAAAAGAAGTTaaaaaggtgacttgatcatagtctataaAGAACTACTGGACGATTTCTCTTTTCTAGGAGACAAAGACATAAAAGATCCAACGACCAGAAGTTAATGGTAGAAAAAtgtaaactggaaataagatgtaaatattAGCAATGAGCAAAATTACCCATTGGAACAGATGACCAAAGAAcatggtaaattctccatctgAAGTCTTTAATACTAGATGCCTGTCTAAAAAGTAGATTGTAGATTATTTTtacccttcttttaagaacctgactgattttttccattgttccaagatccaggggtttgggtctttgatgattttgtaaccaattggttaggatattattctcagcAGAAAGGCCTGGCTGGCTAGGGAGGGTGTCTGACTTCAACAGAAAAATGGTATCACAAATGCAGTCCTTATTGGTTTTGGCAGCATACAGACACCCAAGATGGTAAAGGGCCTGTGTTTACAAAGCTACAAGCTAAAATTGAGGGTAAGAATAAGTGGTACAACACATCCCAGTAAAGAATAAGCCCTTTCCCTTGCTTGCCATCATATACTTCTAATATTTTCCCAGTCGGTCTTTAGCTGTTGAAATACTATCTGAATTTTTGCCTAAACTAGAGCAAGGGTCAGCACACACTGCTAAGTGGGTAGCAATGCATGGAAAGGTTGAGTTGAGGTATTagggctttttaaaatatctcactGAAAGATAAGTCAAAGCTGCAGTAGGGCAAGACTCTAAGATTTAAGCTCCCAAATGCATCTgccctgtgacttttttttttttttttttaaagaaaggtaaaATAGTAGTTGTCGTCATGCCGTTTacaagaggtggggctgggagaagaAATGGACCTAACTAGCTGCCATGCTCTCCTGGCCCATGCTGTCTCAGGTTTGTTAAAATCTGTGGTTTGTCCAGAAGACTCCCATTTTCAGGAATTCTCTTGTGGGTGCTCGAGTGGCTGCCCAAATCCAACCTTTTTCAGGTTACCCAGGAAAGGGGAGCCCAAATCTCTTCCGAGCTCTCCCCTTTCACAgggacttcctcctcctcctgtagaGCTTCTGCTCAGTAGTACAGAGCTGGTGCTACAAACAGTAGCCAccagggggaggagaaggctgcagcccagagccaaGAAGCCCTTTCCATTaggctggagaggaaggatagAAAAGAAGACTTTCTAGACTTTAGGTGAAAAGGCACTGCTGTCCATAGAGGtacatgcagtgatgagctgccaaaatcttaacaaggGGTTCCCTCCTCACgccacgagggggttgttgcccatcccctgggactcctgcccccatccaacaacccccccccccgcattccttgacgccccccatccccaggacccctgccccatccatccccctcccctgtcccctgactgcccccagaaccgggcaggaagGTCTCGTAGGCCACTGCAGTGGatgcacaccccaccccacccataagagccagaggcacctgccgggggggcgaggtggggagttctggaggtgcttacctggggcagctcccaggaagcagccgggaggtccctctggctcctaggggtgggggagcagctgctcccccaatgatcacatcaaaagtggcgccttagtcGCCAACTCCCTGGgtcctccagggctggagcacccacaggaagaatttggtgggtgcagagcactgaccggcagctccccgcccggccccagctcacctctgctccgcctcctcccctgaatgcaccaccccgctctgcttctctgcgccccacccccagcttcccgcaaatcagctgttcggtgggaagctggggagggctgagaagcaggcagcggcttcccgctcaggccgagggtggcggaggtgagctggggcagggagcgattcccctgcacctcccccccccccgggttacctgctgcagcgcaggcagccctcctcacacccccctgccccagctcatctccgcctccctgggcctgagcaggaagctgctgcctgcttctcagcctgccccagcttcccacgcaaacagctgattcttGGGAAgccgggagcggggggggagcagagcagggcagcgtgttcaggggaggaggcggagcggaggcagggtggggcggggagctgccggcgggtgctctgtacccaccaaattttccccgtgggtgctccagggctggagcacccatggagtcagcacctaaggcgccacttttggccacttaaatttagaagcccttttagaaccagttgtccctcgcggaacaaccggttctaaaaggccttccaaatttaacaaccagttctagtgaaccggtgcgaaccagctccagctcaccactgggtacaTGGAAACAGCAGGACGGACTGATATAGTACTGACCATGCAAATGAGGTAATGCTGGGTAAGTATTCAATTTAGTATGTTAAATCACATCAATACAACTTCCACAGCTTTAAGCCAAATGCCTGCTTGCAGTGATGAATGGAGTATGGCACAGAACACAGGTGCCCCTAGTTTGGGGCTTAACAGAGTTCAGCTCTCCTGTTCCAGTCCTACTTCTCTCTGTTAAAACCCACCATTTTGGAAGAAGAAAAACAGGAGACAGCAAGGAGCGAGTGAGTAGGATGATAGGGGAGGGGAGATTCAGAGGAGAAAAAAGGAGAGGTAATAAGGTGGGGAGGGGTTAGAAAGAACCCAAATGCTTAAGTgatcaatgtcagactgcagAACCCACCCTACAGCCAAATAGGAAATAAGAAGGAAAATTGTGGTTCACCTTTTGGATGTTTGTGGCTGGCAGGATCAGCAGCAAAGGCAAGAAGAATACAAAGCTAATGTCAACAGCTACCACTGGTGAAGCGTGTAAGTTACACAGTTTATGTGCTGCACAAGTAAGAGCAAACCAAGCTCTTACAAGACATGaaagctgctccagctgctgtaAATCTTGGGGAGACCTGTAGTGCTATAAGCCTCTTCAACCCCATCTTTGTTTTCAATACAAAAATCCAGCCAGAATAAAAGCTCCCAGGATCCAGATGTGATGAGCAGATGGACTATTTCCTTTCTAGATTTTGCACAGGCTGTGTGCTGCAAGAGATTAATAGGTATAATTCCAACTAAAGGAGGACTGCTgttctccctttccctctagACAGGCACAAAGCTAACTCCCATGAGCAAACCTTGGAATGTGTAATTTTATAGCAATTGCCATTTAAAGGGAGCTAACTGTATCCTATGAAGCTTGTCCGATTCATAAGTAGTATGCACTTAATTTAAGATGATCTAAAACAGCAGtactcaaactgtggtccacagaattaaatatttttgagaacCAGACTGAAGCACCAGGGGAAGGATTTGGGTGTTATAAGATGGGAAATCTGTAAGATCCAAAAGTTGTTTGCAGAATCCCTGTTCCAAAGTCAATAACCATTATATCACTATCCAAGCGCTTTTAGATCTTCTCACAGAGAGACAGAAGAGTTGTGTTTTATGGAAGAGGCCGGAATAGTTGACCCACTCTTATGAAAAAtcaaatcatggacaggtcaatACAGCTCTGTGCAGGTTTTTACACGAGGTACAAGACAAGAAATTGAGTCTACACATCTAGGTTTCCAACACATCGTAGTATTAGGATGTGTGTGATTCATCTCGCCCTCAAAACTGGAAGGTAGTCTGACCTTCTAAATCTCAGATCCCATGAGACCCATCCTTTACCATGCTACCATGGGCTCTCAAAAGTGCCCTGAGCACAACGTTGCTCCAAAGAAGATGGGGCTGCCACTCAGCGCAATGGGGAAGCAAAGAAGAAGATTCTTAGTCAGCTAAGTTAGAGGTGAGTATGATGTAGACAGCCACATTCCCATCCCCAATACTTCCACCGGGTGGCTCTAAGGtcaggggaagtgaaggcaatTCCATGAAGCTGCTACTGTCCGTCTCCCCACACCGGAACTGGATTATGTTTATTTGTACAAAAAGGGACAATCTACTCCAGTGTTTAAGGCCATGCCTTCCTTTGAAGAAATATGGTATTTAAGtaacaaagccatttttgcttAGATCGCTCAACTGCATTTTAAACGTTGAACATTCTAGGATGTCACATATAACCAGAACTAGCATCACTCCACCACCAGTTACCATCCTCTCTGTATTGGGGCCCCAGATTCTCATTCCACAAAACTCTGCACTGCAATCACCATCATTCCTTGTATAGAGAGGTCTCCATTCACAGTCTAcgctttacattttatttccttaCCTAAGAAAGCAGATTAGGTTCAGCATCTCCTATTTGTACAAAGGGTAATACTGCATAAGAACAACAAATCTCACCTTGTCTGGTTGCTACTTTAACAgataaaatgtacatattttgCTATGTTTAATTCTCActtttgcaaatatttcacaaCATACATTTCCAATTAAAACTATTCAGAATCTAAAGCAAGTGAAGAGTGGAAATAATTGTCCTACCATTTTCAGCATGTAGTGTGCCATAGCATGGAGGTGTCTTGAAGAAGCTCCACTCACAATTATAAAATAATCACTGTATCTCATTTCTGGAGGCACCTGGATAACACAAATGTTGCTAGCATTTTCTTGCCTCAGTAGAGCTATGATAAATTCAATATTGAACTTGGAAAGCGCATGATctgaaacaaagaacaaaactTCAAATTATGATTTCTCTTTTCAAACAAATTACAAAAACTGTTTACTTAAACTTGCTGAAAAACAATGAAGAGTGAGGGTGAACTAAATTATAATCTATAGCCATCCATTCTGCAATTTGAGATGATGCTAAAAAACAAGGATTGAAATGTGAATTCCAGTTGCTAGAATAATGATATTGAGAAAAACCAAACTCCTGGAAGTTAAAAACAGGGAACTA
The window above is part of the Chelonia mydas isolate rCheMyd1 chromosome 2, rCheMyd1.pri.v2, whole genome shotgun sequence genome. Proteins encoded here:
- the MALSU1 gene encoding mitochondrial assembly of ribosomal large subunit protein 1, giving the protein MWRGNRWLRGLVLPAARGLRLRPAGAASGAAGRCAPCWARRALGGGPSAELRAGGGAEQEHRAPDHALSKFNIEFIIALLRQENASNICVIQVPPEMRYSDYFIIVSGASSRHLHAMAHYMLKMYKQLKQEDDPHIQIEGKDTDDWMCIDFGSTVIHFMLPETREIYELEKLWTLRSYDDQLAQMVPESLPEDFIFGLTQQQH